Proteins co-encoded in one Flavivirga eckloniae genomic window:
- a CDS encoding ATP-binding cassette domain-containing protein, which produces MILEIDNIELYFDNKTILNGVYLKAETGKITGILGSNGCGKSCLLNIAFGNLSAKYKLIRINSTPILKPLYKTKLASYLPQHHFIPNRMKIKTAFNLFGVDWDMFIKKFETFALYKNFYFNRLSGGERRIIEIYLILKCQRGIVFLDEPFSHVAPLYIEKIKALIEEEKQKKAIIITDHMYEHIISSSDSIYLLKNGCTKLIDNLTDLEDYKYLSMGTLG; this is translated from the coding sequence ATGATTCTGGAAATTGATAATATTGAACTTTATTTCGACAACAAAACCATTTTAAATGGGGTTTACCTAAAAGCTGAAACAGGAAAGATTACTGGTATTTTGGGAAGCAATGGCTGCGGAAAAAGCTGCTTACTAAATATTGCTTTTGGTAATTTAAGCGCTAAATATAAATTGATACGAATTAATAGCACCCCCATTTTAAAGCCTCTATATAAAACCAAATTGGCTAGCTATTTGCCTCAACACCACTTTATTCCGAACAGGATGAAAATCAAGACTGCTTTTAATCTTTTCGGGGTAGATTGGGATATGTTTATTAAAAAGTTTGAAACTTTTGCCCTTTACAAAAACTTTTATTTCAACAGGCTATCTGGTGGAGAACGTAGAATTATAGAAATCTACTTAATTCTAAAATGCCAAAGGGGCATCGTATTTTTAGATGAACCTTTTTCCCATGTCGCTCCTTTATATATTGAAAAAATAAAAGCTCTTATCGAGGAAGAAAAACAGAAAAAAGCCATCATCATTACAGATCATATGTACGAGCATATTATCTCGTCTTCGGACTCTATTTATCTTCTAAAAAATGGTTGCACAAAACTAATTGACAACTTAACAGATCTTGAAGATTACAAATACTTAAGTATGGGTACTTTAGGTTAA